In Candidatus Thorarchaeota archaeon, the following are encoded in one genomic region:
- a CDS encoding inositol-3-phosphate synthase: MDGIKVALAGIGNCASALVQGVEYYKTQKAADDAIGLNHPDFAGYHISDIRFVAAFDVTSAKVGHDLAEAVFAKPNNVIQFAKVPTLGVKVLRGPSLDGIDDNLRTLVQLDQGREVDIVKALKESGAEILVNLTPGSAQQATAAYANACLEAGCAFINCTPTPIASDPEWSRRFEDRGLPLVGDDLQDQIGSTILHRSILQLLVARGVKVDKSYQLDVGGGAESLDSHYRGRMTKREVKTQAISQDLPYEAPLVAGSSDYVPFLNNGRESYFYIYGRQFGGAPVTIDIRMEVTDGPNAGPILLDAIRGTKLALRRGLGGSLESISAYGFKKPPKTTTMYEAERWVEQFLLGKRRI, from the coding sequence GTGGACGGAATAAAGGTGGCCCTTGCAGGAATCGGCAACTGTGCCAGCGCACTTGTTCAGGGAGTAGAATACTACAAGACGCAGAAGGCTGCAGATGATGCAATAGGTTTGAACCACCCCGATTTTGCGGGGTATCACATAAGCGACATCAGGTTTGTTGCTGCATTCGATGTGACTTCTGCCAAGGTAGGCCATGACCTCGCAGAAGCTGTGTTTGCTAAGCCAAACAACGTGATTCAGTTCGCAAAGGTACCAACACTGGGCGTAAAGGTCCTAAGAGGCCCAAGCCTAGATGGCATAGACGACAATCTGAGAACACTTGTACAACTCGACCAAGGCCGAGAGGTAGATATTGTCAAGGCGCTCAAGGAGTCCGGCGCAGAGATTCTGGTGAACTTGACACCGGGCTCAGCACAGCAGGCAACGGCCGCTTATGCAAACGCCTGCCTGGAGGCGGGCTGCGCGTTCATCAACTGTACACCCACACCCATTGCGTCCGACCCGGAGTGGAGCAGAAGGTTTGAAGACAGGGGACTACCCCTGGTGGGAGATGACCTTCAGGACCAGATTGGTTCCACCATACTTCACCGAAGCATCTTGCAGCTCCTAGTGGCGCGTGGTGTGAAGGTTGACAAGAGCTATCAGCTTGATGTCGGCGGAGGCGCCGAGTCACTGGACTCTCACTACAGAGGACGCATGACAAAGCGTGAGGTCAAGACACAGGCCATTAGCCAAGACCTTCCCTATGAGGCTCCCCTTGTGGCAGGTTCCTCAGACTATGTTCCATTCCTTAACAATGGCCGTGAGTCATACTTCTACATATACGGCAGGCAGTTCGGAGGAGCACCCGTCACGATTGACATAAGGATGGAGGTCACTGACGGACCTAACGCGGGTCCAATACTGCTAGATGCGATCAGGGGTACGAAGCTCGCACTCAGGCGCGGACTCGGAGGGTCGCTCGAGTCTATTTCTGCATATGGCTTCAAGAAGCCGCCGAAGACAACGACCATGTATGAGGCCGAGCGATGGGTGGAGCAGTTCCTCCTCGGAAAGAGAAGGATCTAG
- a CDS encoding (Fe-S)-binding protein: MTQIDMDTLKEELLQCRRCGLCRNAVYETMGFDGVCPVWKNTSGFETSFMRGKIMVALALLDGIIEKTPQNAEALFQCTLCGNCAKICASEFHPARALEQVRQVLNDIPNESRDSIAQKIMAHDNPYTETGGGKREWVAQLSFEVPTKGETVYFVGCTAAMKMPQVALASAKIMRAAGVDFAVMEDEPCCGSVMLRTGKGNEARQNASKAAEAIAATGAKRLVVSCAGCLKTLREDYAGMGLEMPEVVHIVELAEELIRAGRLHPRQLKERFRVTYHDPCHMGRELGIYDAPRSVLRAIPGIELVEMPTKTSAAMCCGAGGGLRSFDSNLSKRIAADRMASAEVVKADVMASACPFCETNLNAGRELIDSKVGVLDVVELLARSLD, translated from the coding sequence ATGACCCAAATCGACATGGACACTCTGAAAGAGGAACTCCTTCAGTGTAGACGATGCGGACTGTGCCGCAACGCAGTCTACGAGACCATGGGCTTCGATGGAGTGTGCCCCGTCTGGAAGAACACTTCCGGATTCGAAACCAGCTTCATGCGCGGTAAGATCATGGTAGCGCTTGCTCTTCTGGATGGCATCATCGAGAAGACTCCCCAAAATGCGGAAGCGCTATTCCAGTGCACTCTGTGTGGCAACTGCGCCAAGATATGTGCATCCGAGTTTCATCCTGCCAGAGCTCTGGAACAGGTGAGGCAAGTACTGAACGACATACCCAATGAATCAAGAGACTCGATTGCACAGAAGATAATGGCACATGACAATCCATACACCGAGACAGGGGGCGGCAAGAGAGAGTGGGTCGCCCAGCTCAGCTTTGAGGTTCCGACGAAGGGCGAAACAGTCTACTTCGTCGGGTGCACTGCAGCCATGAAGATGCCTCAGGTAGCTCTGGCTTCAGCCAAGATAATGAGAGCAGCTGGAGTTGACTTCGCCGTCATGGAAGATGAGCCCTGCTGTGGTTCTGTCATGCTCAGGACAGGAAAGGGAAACGAGGCGCGGCAGAACGCTTCGAAGGCTGCAGAGGCGATAGCGGCCACAGGAGCGAAGAGGTTGGTCGTGTCCTGCGCAGGCTGTCTCAAGACCCTGAGAGAGGACTATGCGGGTATGGGACTGGAAATGCCTGAGGTGGTCCATATTGTAGAGCTTGCGGAGGAGTTGATACGGGCCGGCAGACTTCATCCCAGACAGCTGAAGGAACGCTTCAGAGTGACATACCATGATCCATGCCACATGGGCAGGGAACTGGGCATTTACGATGCGCCCAGGTCGGTCCTCCGTGCAATCCCGGGCATCGAACTGGTCGAGATGCCAACCAAGACTAGTGCGGCCATGTGCTGTGGAGCCGGAGGTGGACTCAGGTCATTCGACTCCAATCTCTCCAAGAGGATAGCTGCCGACAGAATGGCTTCAGCGGAGGTGGTCAAGGCGGATGTCATGGCATCTGCATGTCCATTCTGTGAAACGAACCTCAATGCAGGCAGAGAACTCATCGACTCAAAGGTCGGAGTGCTTGATGTCGTCGAGCTGCTTGCGCGCAGCTTGGACTAG
- a CDS encoding FAD-binding oxidoreductase has protein sequence MDRNVVRQLAAVVGDEYVSTREDVLLSYSASASTGYDSVRPGCVVRPGSTAEVSEVLRIANKHRIPVTPRSGGSSLQGEVIPQPDGLVVELMRLNDITLHQELRSVTVGAGVTFGMLDKFLNQYDLWVPIYPESSLVCTVAGNVAVNGAGPGSSTYGCIAEMVLGLEVVLPNGETVQTGSEANPNAPGPFLRYAFGPDLTGLFIGSLGSLGIITKVSLKTFKRIRHFDYNTYGFDTAEQAEKFLIQLRQNDVNTVFASIYEGRILEFFLDMLGEEYGIPKHEWPAFTVSATIGRLREDQLASDALLARRLCEELGGKVIGIGELPRGEWDDRMRTFARSSYAHGWHWRILYHHQTPANWHRSVEEIWKVMDEFGLLGHTAGFLTDHATYNMYPHLYFDPADPAEEEKVRNAHEELARRLFKTGAVPFKMAPYWAGSAGEMTKYLDLVKTLKRVLDPNGIMNPGVMGGI, from the coding sequence TTGGACAGGAATGTGGTGAGACAGCTGGCCGCTGTAGTGGGTGACGAGTACGTTTCAACCAGGGAAGATGTCCTACTGTCATATTCGGCATCGGCCTCAACGGGATATGACTCTGTCAGACCCGGATGCGTCGTGAGGCCGGGCAGCACAGCGGAAGTCTCGGAGGTCCTGAGAATAGCAAACAAACACAGAATTCCTGTGACGCCCCGGTCTGGAGGATCGAGTCTTCAGGGCGAGGTCATACCCCAGCCAGACGGACTGGTCGTGGAACTGATGCGCCTCAATGACATCACACTGCATCAGGAACTCAGGTCGGTCACAGTCGGTGCTGGCGTGACATTCGGTATGCTCGACAAGTTCCTGAATCAGTACGACCTGTGGGTGCCAATCTACCCCGAGTCATCACTTGTATGTACTGTTGCTGGCAATGTCGCAGTGAATGGTGCAGGGCCCGGAAGCAGCACCTATGGTTGCATAGCTGAGATGGTGTTGGGCCTTGAGGTCGTGCTGCCCAACGGTGAGACTGTTCAGACGGGTTCAGAGGCCAATCCAAACGCCCCAGGACCGTTTCTACGGTACGCCTTCGGTCCCGACTTGACAGGGCTTTTCATCGGTTCGCTAGGGTCTCTTGGAATCATCACCAAGGTCTCACTCAAGACATTCAAGAGAATCCGTCACTTTGACTACAACACGTACGGATTTGACACCGCGGAACAGGCGGAGAAGTTCCTCATCCAGCTAAGGCAGAACGACGTCAATACAGTCTTTGCTTCCATATACGAGGGCAGAATCCTTGAGTTCTTCCTTGACATGCTTGGTGAGGAATACGGTATACCTAAGCACGAGTGGCCCGCGTTCACGGTCTCAGCCACAATCGGAAGGCTGAGAGAGGATCAGCTCGCCAGCGACGCACTGCTTGCGCGCAGGCTATGCGAGGAACTGGGGGGCAAGGTCATTGGCATTGGAGAGCTGCCACGAGGAGAGTGGGATGACCGAATGAGGACCTTTGCTCGTTCGTCATACGCGCACGGTTGGCACTGGCGCATACTGTATCACCATCAGACACCTGCGAACTGGCACAGGTCAGTGGAAGAGATCTGGAAGGTCATGGACGAGTTCGGCCTGCTCGGACACACTGCTGGGTTCCTGACAGACCATGCGACCTACAACATGTATCCTCATCTGTACTTCGACCCAGCCGACCCCGCAGAGGAGGAGAAAGTGAGAAACGCCCATGAGGAGCTTGCAAGGAGATTGTTCAAGACTGGAGCTGTCCCATTCAAGATGGCCCCATACTGGGCGGGATCCGCAGGGGAGATGACCAAGTATCTCGACCTGGTCAAGACGCTGAAGAGAGTCTTGGACCCCAATGGCATAATGAACCCCGGCGTCATGGGAGGCATTTAG
- a CDS encoding SCP2 sterol-binding domain-containing protein — translation MTDDLIGLMRERIAVGLQRTKTIEAIEGWERKALLTLKDGRQYHFIVKDNNITVHEGAIADPDMRIESDGDTIQKLFTEQISAANALLTRKLKVKGSASDLMKIRHIF, via the coding sequence ATGACAGATGACCTGATTGGACTAATGCGTGAGAGAATCGCAGTCGGCCTTCAGAGGACAAAGACCATAGAGGCAATTGAAGGTTGGGAAAGGAAGGCACTACTGACCCTGAAAGATGGAAGGCAATACCACTTCATTGTCAAGGACAACAACATCACCGTCCACGAAGGGGCAATAGCTGACCCGGACATGAGAATTGAAAGCGACGGAGATACAATTCAGAAGCTGTTCACAGAACAGATCAGTGCTGCGAATGCACTCCTGACACGAAAACTGAAGGTCAAAGGTTCGGCCTCAGACCTGATGAAGATTCGTCACATATTCTAG
- a CDS encoding DUF2085 domain-containing protein: MDKECTSDAREDEIDYSPQRWTRRDEIVESFHVLVSHHPPSLFSHCVRISVRGRSLYLCGRCTGMYGGLGFGIVVILAFNVSMEPTWLWFLLALALGFATVTDWMTQRLTPRKTTVRVRFSTGFASGVGLAIVFLLRDMSVMLVTLAIMAVSVGVVSLIENRRTRTAQQDDPRLTEV; encoded by the coding sequence ATGGACAAGGAATGCACGAGTGACGCACGCGAGGACGAGATTGACTATTCGCCCCAGCGGTGGACGCGTCGGGATGAGATAGTGGAGAGCTTTCATGTGCTCGTGTCGCACCACCCCCCGTCTCTTTTCAGCCACTGTGTGAGAATCTCCGTCCGTGGCAGGTCCTTGTATCTCTGTGGTCGATGCACTGGTATGTATGGGGGACTCGGGTTCGGCATTGTTGTCATTCTTGCATTCAACGTGTCAATGGAACCCACTTGGCTGTGGTTCCTTCTAGCACTGGCTCTCGGATTCGCCACTGTGACAGACTGGATGACACAGCGACTGACTCCCAGAAAGACCACAGTCCGCGTCAGATTCTCGACCGGATTCGCCAGCGGCGTCGGCCTCGCCATCGTGTTCCTCCTGAGGGACATGTCCGTCATGCTCGTCACACTGGCCATTATGGCGGTATCAGTGGGCGTCGTCAGCCTGATTGAGAACCGAAGGACTAGGACAGCGCAACAGGATGATCCCCGACTCACGGAGGTCTAA
- a CDS encoding DegT/DnrJ/EryC1/StrS aminotransferase family protein has translation MIPFARPHIDHEEIEAVKKVLESGMLAEGKLSHEFEKQFSSFVGTKFASVTNSGTTALSTALEALDIQPGDEVITSPFTFIASANTIAMIGAIPVFVDVDPDTYNISPEMIRAAITKRTKAIMPVHIFGMPCDMKQIMEIAEEKSLYVIEDACQAHGAKVEGKMVGSFGHASAFSFYATKNMMTGEGGMITMNDEDLYDRVNMIKNHGRGKQGGYSHFRIGYNSRMMDLVAALGLVQLKRLPKAIEKRRKNAAVYNALLDELDTVKPQAEPHGYESCYHVYAPRLFSKSVTRDQLVQILKDKGVGARTVYALPCHKQETYRNIRQWRWAKFVKYPDYSKLHLPVSEDIGNRHFDIPVHPLLTDSEIGTITHALREALA, from the coding sequence ATGATTCCCTTTGCGCGACCCCATATTGACCACGAAGAGATTGAAGCTGTCAAGAAAGTCCTAGAGTCAGGGATGCTTGCCGAAGGCAAGTTGTCTCACGAGTTCGAGAAGCAGTTCTCTTCATTCGTCGGCACAAAGTTCGCGTCCGTAACAAACAGCGGCACGACGGCTCTCAGTACTGCGCTTGAGGCTCTCGACATCCAGCCCGGCGACGAAGTGATAACTTCTCCGTTCACTTTCATTGCCTCTGCGAACACTATCGCCATGATTGGTGCAATCCCTGTCTTCGTAGACGTGGATCCTGACACATATAACATCAGTCCTGAGATGATTCGTGCAGCAATCACCAAGCGAACGAAGGCTATCATGCCAGTGCACATATTCGGTATGCCTTGCGATATGAAGCAGATAATGGAGATAGCTGAAGAGAAGAGCCTCTATGTCATAGAGGATGCGTGCCAGGCACATGGCGCAAAGGTTGAGGGCAAGATGGTGGGGTCGTTTGGTCATGCGAGTGCATTCTCCTTTTATGCCACGAAGAACATGATGACTGGCGAGGGTGGGATGATAACCATGAACGATGAGGATCTTTACGACCGTGTGAACATGATAAAGAACCACGGTCGGGGAAAACAGGGCGGCTACAGTCACTTCAGGATTGGTTACAACAGCCGGATGATGGACTTGGTTGCAGCCTTGGGACTTGTCCAGCTCAAGCGTCTTCCCAAGGCCATAGAGAAGAGAAGAAAGAACGCAGCAGTCTACAACGCTCTCCTCGATGAGCTTGACACCGTGAAGCCGCAAGCTGAACCGCATGGCTATGAGTCCTGCTACCATGTATATGCGCCTAGGCTGTTCTCGAAGAGCGTCACCAGAGACCAGCTGGTGCAGATACTGAAGGACAAAGGAGTTGGTGCCAGAACCGTCTATGCCCTGCCGTGTCACAAGCAGGAGACGTATCGTAACATACGTCAGTGGCGTTGGGCGAAGTTTGTGAAGTATCCCGACTATTCGAAGCTGCATCTGCCTGTCTCGGAGGACATCGGCAACCGCCACTTCGATATCCCTGTGCATCCTCTGCTGACCGACTCCGAGATCGGAACTATTACACACGCCCTGAGAGAGGCATTGGCGTAG
- a CDS encoding DNA-3-methyladenine glycosylase 2 family protein: MPEEYSLYQSVSAWIYSDIQPVPEITSPSQLSRVVSISSVEMPVIIRQEQPGAPLSVYSPQAGESLRDVVTRMLGLDIDTTGALRVLEEDPVLSSLHMQVRGIRPYSTPSVFEALIKTVIQQQISYRAANVLTKRLIERMVIPVRYSEMDVYGFPNPDKFIALGIEGLRSIGLGYKASILLSLCNEVVSGRLELENMHRMTYEELSSLLLSLRGVGEWTLQTVCIAGLRRFDVFPNSDIGIRNLLGRLYFGGVRATNQQVLDLMESWGRHAAMALYLLMCADVLGLVGPHSRTRSR, translated from the coding sequence GTGCCCGAAGAGTACAGTCTTTACCAGTCAGTGAGTGCGTGGATCTACTCTGACATCCAGCCGGTACCGGAGATAACATCCCCCAGTCAACTGTCGCGCGTGGTCTCGATATCCTCTGTTGAGATGCCAGTGATAATCAGACAAGAACAGCCGGGCGCGCCACTGAGTGTGTACAGTCCTCAAGCTGGCGAATCATTAAGAGATGTCGTCACGCGCATGCTTGGACTGGACATCGACACAACAGGCGCGCTGCGAGTGCTAGAGGAGGACCCTGTGCTGAGTTCCCTTCACATGCAGGTGCGTGGCATACGGCCCTACTCTACCCCTTCTGTCTTTGAAGCACTGATCAAGACGGTGATTCAGCAACAGATCTCCTATCGGGCTGCAAATGTGTTGACAAAGAGATTGATTGAACGAATGGTCATCCCAGTCCGCTACAGTGAAATGGATGTCTATGGGTTTCCGAATCCTGACAAGTTCATTGCACTTGGCATTGAAGGGTTACGTTCAATCGGATTGGGTTACAAGGCGTCGATTCTGCTATCCTTGTGTAACGAGGTAGTATCAGGTCGGCTTGAGTTGGAGAATATGCATCGCATGACCTATGAAGAGTTATCGTCGCTGCTGCTATCCTTGCGAGGAGTAGGGGAATGGACGCTGCAGACAGTCTGCATCGCTGGTCTGCGCCGATTCGATGTGTTTCCGAATTCTGACATAGGGATTCGCAATCTGCTGGGTCGGCTGTACTTTGGAGGCGTTCGTGCTACAAACCAACAGGTTCTGGACCTCATGGAGTCGTGGGGCAGACATGCAGCCATGGCCCTCTACCTTTTGATGTGCGCCGATGTCCTGGGACTTGTAGGCCCTCATTCGCGGACTCGCTCGCGCTAG
- a CDS encoding ABC transporter permease → MTEIRNSKMWRIWSMFIKELYLIRIDKFAMLLVFVLPTMVMGTMYVAINQGSPMSSDGNTGEDVIAMGVVDLDPTDTFPGEDLSYNFTLYLSRSPSFMVTIYDTEEDALDGLYRDTVDAYAVLPYGFEGNITGDIPALVPIHISSTNFDSQAKVFGAFSEVVTEFRADHGWVKGEIVMNNILEFKPTGNYMAATFGAFMLVFAVFIAVAATAAQAVVGDVPLSRMLLTPATKMESIVSKTLAYFCVGMLQSIFLIGLWSGLFGITPVAQDWWEFILWYLDIFLIMGLMSFAGSSLGVLISTLVTTRLQANQSFLFLLFGSLIVGTGFMDVGIVDDLYPLNIGRAMIIDVAFKGVALLSFMDQIVLVLQVSVGFILVAWIVFSRRRNLA, encoded by the coding sequence TTGACAGAGATTCGAAACTCCAAGATGTGGCGAATATGGTCCATGTTCATCAAGGAGTTGTATCTCATACGAATCGACAAGTTCGCAATGCTTCTGGTGTTCGTGCTTCCCACAATGGTGATGGGCACCATGTACGTAGCCATCAACCAGGGCAGTCCGATGAGTTCAGATGGCAATACGGGTGAAGATGTCATCGCTATGGGGGTTGTTGATCTAGACCCCACTGATACGTTCCCTGGCGAGGACCTATCGTACAACTTCACCCTGTACCTGTCGCGAAGCCCCAGCTTCATGGTGACCATATACGACACTGAAGAGGACGCGCTCGATGGACTCTATAGGGACACTGTGGACGCCTACGCAGTCCTGCCTTATGGCTTCGAGGGCAACATCACTGGTGATATTCCTGCACTTGTTCCCATTCACATAAGCAGCACGAACTTTGACAGTCAGGCGAAGGTGTTCGGCGCGTTCAGTGAAGTGGTCACGGAGTTCAGAGCCGACCATGGCTGGGTCAAGGGCGAGATTGTCATGAACAACATTCTTGAGTTCAAGCCAACAGGCAACTACATGGCTGCGACATTCGGTGCCTTCATGCTGGTGTTTGCAGTCTTCATTGCAGTGGCGGCGACTGCTGCCCAAGCAGTGGTGGGTGATGTGCCGCTGAGTAGGATGCTTCTCACCCCTGCCACCAAGATGGAGTCGATAGTATCCAAGACCCTTGCCTACTTCTGCGTCGGCATGCTGCAGAGCATATTCCTCATCGGTCTGTGGTCCGGTCTGTTTGGCATAACCCCTGTTGCTCAGGACTGGTGGGAATTCATCTTGTGGTACCTCGACATCTTTCTGATAATGGGACTGATGTCATTTGCAGGTTCATCACTCGGAGTCCTGATATCTACACTGGTCACTACACGGCTGCAGGCCAACCAGTCCTTCTTGTTTCTGCTATTCGGTTCCCTCATAGTGGGGACTGGCTTCATGGACGTTGGGATAGTCGATGACCTCTATCCGCTGAACATAGGTCGAGCCATGATTATCGATGTGGCCTTCAAAGGGGTCGCACTTCTCAGTTTCATGGACCAGATTGTTCTCGTTCTGCAGGTTTCCGTCGGGTTCATTCTTGTGGCGTGGATTGTGTTCTCAAGGAGACGGAACCTCGCGTGA
- a CDS encoding CPBP family intramembrane metalloprotease encodes MVMDDPDLEGMNEDTTIDVFTPGRLLESSIDGKQMTSVLVATGIALGLMLTFTFLLTLVAVLTGLIYVDFLTFEVHFEPAALQMITLSELGFIVPPLYYVKRRGLAVKSLGLRWRRPTHEVVIGLGVGTVMLASNLAISWLTSLFGVTPEAGIDPFSLRNVADVVLWTIIMFVIVGFSEELLFRGFLQRRMEMYLKTRSKSRPGVAALLITSFIFSLSHMDLTGFLARFILGMFLGYLAQRKRYSILGPTVAHGLNNSAIIWLLWLGF; translated from the coding sequence ATGGTGATGGATGATCCGGACCTTGAGGGAATGAATGAAGACACTACAATCGACGTCTTTACACCAGGAAGACTTCTGGAGTCCTCGATAGATGGCAAGCAGATGACTAGCGTGCTAGTTGCCACAGGGATAGCCCTCGGTCTGATGCTCACATTCACATTCCTACTGACGTTAGTGGCGGTCCTGACAGGTCTGATCTACGTTGACTTTCTTACCTTTGAGGTACACTTCGAACCCGCGGCACTTCAGATGATTACTCTCTCAGAACTGGGATTCATAGTCCCACCCCTTTACTATGTCAAGAGACGAGGACTTGCCGTAAAGTCACTTGGCCTCAGGTGGCGAAGACCAACACACGAAGTCGTCATAGGCCTCGGGGTAGGCACAGTCATGCTCGCATCCAACCTTGCTATCAGCTGGCTGACATCTCTCTTCGGGGTGACTCCCGAGGCGGGCATTGACCCCTTCTCGCTAAGGAATGTGGCAGATGTAGTTCTCTGGACAATCATCATGTTCGTGATTGTCGGTTTCAGTGAGGAGCTGCTGTTCAGGGGCTTTCTGCAGAGAAGAATGGAGATGTACCTCAAGACACGGTCGAAGAGCAGACCCGGGGTAGCAGCGCTACTCATCACTTCTTTCATCTTTTCCTTATCACATATGGACTTGACTGGGTTCCTAGCAAGATTCATCCTCGGCATGTTCTTGGGGTATCTTGCACAGAGGAAGAGGTACTCTATCTTGGGACCTACTGTTGCCCACGGACTGAACAATTCTGCAATCATCTGGTTGCTATGGCTTGGGTTCTGA
- a CDS encoding roadblock/LC7 domain-containing protein: protein MFDADFEELQTKLRQVMEEATNLAAGIKAWMLLSKEGLPIASAVPQGLEEAEIAAMAASILGVADLAAERMDQGLLEEVLLTNEQGHIIMKSAGEKAILVMAAAKGMKTGLLVYAAKTACEKISTML from the coding sequence ATGTTCGATGCCGACTTTGAGGAGCTACAAACCAAGCTCAGGCAGGTCATGGAGGAAGCTACCAACCTAGCCGCAGGCATCAAGGCATGGATGCTGCTATCCAAAGAGGGCCTTCCTATCGCCTCCGCGGTACCGCAAGGCTTGGAGGAAGCAGAGATTGCAGCAATGGCAGCATCCATTCTGGGAGTCGCGGACCTTGCGGCTGAGCGAATGGACCAAGGGCTCCTGGAAGAGGTTTTACTGACCAACGAACAGGGCCACATCATAATGAAGAGCGCGGGTGAGAAGGCAATTCTTGTCATGGCAGCAGCAAAGGGGATGAAGACGGGTCTCCTAGTATATGCTGCAAAGACGGCATGCGAGAAGATATCCACAATGCTCTAG
- a CDS encoding DUF99 family protein yields the protein MLRIGTGHAVREERQWKTGIRVLGVAESFERSDLNSTVVGVVMRGDMRIDGMAFCTPRVGGLDSTDRLLEMYERLHRSDIRLWLLSGGVISWFNIVDLGRLYHETSIPVISVSYDDSEGLDKYLREYFPADWTQRVLTLEKNGPRHRVSLQTGHEVYVNLAGIDDRDAKAILDRFTLDGKTAEPLRVARIVAFALRRDLRPEVSGQ from the coding sequence ATGCTACGCATCGGTACAGGACACGCTGTTCGAGAAGAGAGACAGTGGAAGACAGGAATCAGGGTTCTGGGTGTTGCAGAGAGCTTTGAACGGTCTGACCTCAACAGCACGGTCGTCGGTGTCGTGATGCGAGGTGACATGAGAATTGATGGCATGGCGTTCTGCACTCCCAGAGTGGGCGGTCTGGACTCAACCGATAGGCTGTTGGAGATGTATGAACGGCTACATCGTTCTGACATCCGCCTATGGCTGCTGAGCGGAGGAGTGATATCGTGGTTCAATATCGTCGATTTGGGCAGGCTGTACCATGAGACCTCCATACCGGTGATCTCAGTCTCGTATGATGACTCCGAAGGCCTCGACAAGTATCTCCGCGAGTACTTCCCAGCGGATTGGACGCAACGAGTGCTGACTCTGGAGAAAAATGGCCCTAGACATCGTGTATCTCTACAGACAGGACACGAGGTATACGTAAATCTGGCTGGAATCGACGATAGGGACGCCAAGGCTATCTTGGATCGTTTTACTCTGGATGGCAAGACTGCCGAGCCGCTTCGTGTTGCTCGTATTGTCGCATTCGCACTTCGTCGAGATTTGCGTCCGGAAGTATCGGGCCAGTGA
- a CDS encoding HD domain-containing protein has product MKPSDVEFLLTASRLKRLHRVGWLMSVGADESVASHMWGTALAALLLVNESEHAHDVNIARVLLMAILHDLPEAILSDIPHDRIPADLKTRLEKQVFTELVARLDQQGQLSEAWRELTEGRTVEARTVLAADVIDMVVQALFFERAGVRPEALHEFFTSGLARVRKTGIQAAIDLFELLYQEHMNRHQPSSQVPDEQES; this is encoded by the coding sequence ATGAAACCCAGTGATGTAGAGTTTCTTCTGACTGCCAGCCGCCTCAAGCGACTTCATCGAGTCGGATGGCTCATGTCAGTCGGTGCAGATGAGTCTGTCGCAAGTCACATGTGGGGAACTGCACTTGCAGCTCTTCTTCTTGTGAATGAGAGCGAACATGCTCATGATGTCAACATCGCGAGAGTACTCCTGATGGCAATACTGCATGACCTTCCCGAGGCCATATTGTCGGACATCCCTCATGATCGGATTCCTGCGGACCTGAAGACACGACTTGAGAAACAGGTGTTTACTGAGCTCGTCGCCAGACTCGACCAGCAGGGACAGCTGTCAGAAGCATGGAGAGAACTGACCGAAGGCAGGACTGTCGAGGCAAGGACTGTGCTAGCGGCAGACGTCATAGACATGGTGGTCCAAGCGCTGTTCTTCGAGAGAGCTGGAGTGCGACCAGAAGCCCTTCACGAGTTCTTTACAAGCGGTTTAGCGAGAGTGCGCAAGACAGGGATACAGGCTGCCATAGACCTCTTCGAGCTGCTCTATCAAGAGCACATGAACCGTCATCAGCCCAGCAGTCAAGTCCCAGATGAGCAGGAGAGCTGA